Proteins encoded within one genomic window of Helicobacter sp. 'house sparrow 1':
- a CDS encoding NUDIX domain-containing protein: MKYFKKPSIKVDFSTISYGPLKNPSYIQLASMSFKENGKNKKWEIARTSDSVCIVLFDTDRKSFVIVRQFRPAVFYQNQEDGYTYELCAGLVDKDKSLEVIACEEVFEECGYKISPQDLYFIGSFFSSTGVNGNKQFIYFANVNEKCKISTGGGIEDECIEVLYLPLQDSLSFIFDQQIQKTTSLFLGIHWYYCFFKIKESTE; the protein is encoded by the coding sequence ATGAAATATTTTAAGAAACCATCAATAAAAGTAGATTTTTCAACAATTTCTTATGGACCTCTAAAAAACCCCTCCTATATACAACTTGCTTCAATGTCCTTTAAAGAGAATGGAAAAAATAAAAAGTGGGAGATTGCAAGGACATCTGATAGCGTTTGTATTGTGCTTTTTGACACCGATAGAAAATCTTTTGTTATTGTGAGACAATTTAGACCTGCAGTTTTTTATCAAAATCAAGAGGATGGATATACCTATGAGTTGTGTGCAGGCTTAGTGGATAAAGATAAGAGCCTGGAGGTTATTGCCTGTGAAGAAGTATTTGAAGAGTGCGGATATAAAATTTCTCCACAAGATTTGTATTTTATAGGAAGCTTTTTTAGTTCAACAGGAGTAAATGGTAACAAGCAATTTATATACTTTGCTAATGTGAATGAAAAATGTAAAATTTCTACAGGAGGAGGAATCGAAGATGAATGTATAGAGGTTTTATATTTGCCATTGCAAGATTCTTTGAGTTTTATTTTTGATCAACAGATTCAAAAAACTACCTCCTTATTTTTAGGAATACATTGGTATTATTGTTTTTTTAAAATAAAGGAATCAACAGAATGA
- a CDS encoding FAD-linked oxidase C-terminal domain-containing protein, translated as MLNQKHLSFFSKIVGRDNCKSDKLYLKGYSYDSTRQIFEPDCVIFPQNENQISQILSYCNKHLIPVVPRGAGSGMSGGSLCANGGVVLAMEKYFNQILEIDEKNLTARVQPAVINKVLQNEVEKKGLFYPPDPASQEFSTIGGNVGENAGGMRALKYGTTKDYILALRAVLPNGDVICAGKKTIKDVAGYNLVGILCGSEGTLAVITEITLKLLAKPKVTQVMIGSFGSIQDSMNAVYQTLAEGVTPVAMEFLDTLTLQALSVKMNKEIAKEAKAVLILQIDGDILESLAYQTQKIKEVFFKNKCLDFQIAKDQDKANEIWSMRRNASQSITIYGKKKLNEDITVPRGNLPKLLEGIEEIGRKYNLKIVCFGHAGDGNVHTNVMIQDSQDEEELQRGYRAVEEIFRLTIGLEGTLSGEHGIGLSKALFMQLAFSEAEMNLFKNLKKAFDPNNILNPNKMGL; from the coding sequence ATGTTAAATCAAAAACATCTGAGTTTTTTTTCAAAAATTGTTGGCAGGGATAATTGTAAAAGTGATAAACTCTACCTTAAGGGTTATTCTTATGATTCAACGCGCCAGATTTTTGAGCCAGATTGTGTAATCTTTCCCCAAAATGAGAATCAGATCTCGCAAATTCTATCTTATTGTAATAAGCATCTTATACCAGTAGTTCCTAGAGGTGCTGGTAGTGGAATGAGTGGAGGATCCCTTTGCGCTAATGGTGGCGTAGTGCTTGCAATGGAAAAATATTTCAATCAAATTCTAGAAATTGATGAAAAAAACTTGACTGCAAGAGTGCAACCTGCAGTCATTAATAAAGTGTTGCAAAATGAGGTTGAGAAAAAAGGATTGTTCTACCCTCCAGATCCAGCATCTCAAGAATTTAGTACAATAGGTGGCAATGTAGGTGAAAATGCCGGAGGTATGCGTGCCTTAAAGTATGGAACTACAAAAGATTATATTCTTGCTTTAAGAGCGGTGCTACCAAATGGAGATGTGATTTGTGCGGGAAAAAAAACCATTAAAGATGTTGCAGGTTATAATCTTGTTGGAATATTATGTGGGAGCGAAGGAACTCTTGCAGTAATTACAGAAATTACACTCAAACTATTAGCAAAGCCAAAAGTTACTCAAGTGATGATAGGTTCTTTTGGAAGTATTCAAGATAGTATGAATGCAGTCTATCAAACACTAGCAGAAGGGGTTACTCCTGTTGCAATGGAGTTTTTGGATACACTTACTTTACAAGCACTTAGTGTAAAAATGAATAAAGAAATTGCCAAGGAAGCTAAAGCAGTTTTGATCTTGCAAATTGATGGGGATATTTTAGAATCTCTTGCTTATCAAACTCAAAAGATTAAAGAGGTTTTTTTTAAAAATAAATGTTTAGATTTTCAAATTGCAAAAGATCAGGATAAAGCTAATGAAATTTGGTCAATGCGTCGTAATGCTTCACAGAGTATCACTATCTATGGAAAAAAGAAACTCAATGAGGATATTACTGTTCCAAGAGGGAATCTTCCAAAGTTGCTTGAGGGGATTGAAGAGATAGGAAGAAAATATAATCTTAAGATTGTTTGTTTTGGTCATGCTGGTGATGGAAATGTGCATACAAATGTAATGATACAAGATTCTCAAGATGAAGAAGAATTGCAAAGAGGTTATAGGGCTGTAGAGGAAATTTTTAGGCTTACAATTGGATTGGAGGGGACATTGAGTGGAGAGCATGGTATAGGTCTTAGTAAGGCTTTGTTTATGCAACTTGCTTTCAGTGAAGCAGAAATGAATCTTTTTAAAAATCTTAAAAAAGCTTTTGATCCAAATAATATTTTAAACCCAAATAAAATGGGGCTTTAG
- a CDS encoding plasminogen-binding N-terminal domain-containing protein produces the protein MKKISSFLFLFSCVFASLQDRFETEILSLDPKENTVVFNAKDLKVGESGIVVTKLTDYAGIIAQVEVLRCCQDNKAVAQIKPFEALKQIYLPTPNIKPKEGDRVVFRSFNQKAFLVAPNLEFYERIKEEYKDFDFLSSDLLLGYLFSYGEFDPSKLFFKKACNAYSAGLLFVVNRDTLDILDCQSFKILDSKKLDTSKVEDTQIPFYSRIDEIKSGTLFSFLQSKKARYYFAYYTNLLHPNIPYQPIMLEEKQKLDKKKLEELKLKEAKKQEEKRKKKEEKENKKNKKENKD, from the coding sequence ATGAAAAAAATATCAAGTTTTTTATTTTTATTTAGCTGTGTGTTTGCAAGTCTGCAAGATAGGTTTGAAACAGAAATACTAAGTTTAGATCCTAAAGAAAATACAGTTGTCTTTAATGCCAAGGATCTAAAGGTTGGAGAAAGTGGCATTGTTGTTACAAAATTAACGGACTATGCTGGAATTATTGCACAGGTTGAAGTTCTAAGGTGCTGCCAAGATAATAAGGCAGTGGCACAAATTAAGCCTTTTGAAGCATTAAAACAAATTTATCTTCCAACCCCTAATATTAAGCCAAAAGAAGGAGATCGCGTTGTTTTTAGGAGTTTTAATCAAAAAGCATTTTTAGTGGCTCCCAATCTTGAGTTCTATGAAAGAATAAAAGAAGAATATAAAGACTTTGATTTTTTAAGTTCAGATTTATTGCTTGGCTATCTATTTAGCTATGGGGAGTTTGATCCTAGTAAATTGTTTTTTAAAAAAGCGTGCAATGCTTATAGCGCAGGGCTTTTGTTTGTTGTAAATAGGGATACACTTGATATTTTAGATTGTCAAAGTTTTAAGATTTTAGATTCTAAGAAGTTGGATACAAGCAAGGTTGAAGATACGCAAATTCCATTTTATTCAAGGATAGATGAAATTAAATCAGGCACACTTTTTAGTTTTCTTCAATCTAAAAAAGCAAGATATTATTTTGCCTATTACACCAACCTTTTGCATCCAAATATTCCCTATCAACCCATTATGCTTGAAGAAAAACAAAAACTTGATAAGAAAAAGCTTGAAGAATTAAAGCTAAAGGAAGCTAAAAAACAAGAGGAAAAGAGAAAGAAAAAAGAAGAAAAAGAGAATAAAAAAAACAAAAAAGAAAATAAAGATTAA